A region of Lichenibacterium dinghuense DNA encodes the following proteins:
- a CDS encoding NAD(P)/FAD-dependent oxidoreductase, whose translation MRPDTDILIIGAGPAGLTAGYLLSKAGRDVQVVERDPVYVGGISRTVNYKGYLFDIGGHRFFSKSKEVVDLWNEILPDDFVERPRLSRIFYRGKFYAYPLKAFEALRNLGLVTSTACVASYAWAKLRPVPAPATFHQWVRNNFGEKLFSIFFKTYTEKVWGMSCDAISADWAAQRIKGLSLSSALRDALTRSLGLGRRREGGDTIKTLIASFRYPRKGPGMMWEAAAAKIAARGGRVTMDRALDTMSWDAAAGLWTVTLVSGAGERSVVTARHVISSAAIHDLSHAIKPAPISTLHARALRYRDFLTVALIARTADDFPDNWVYIHDPAVSVGRVQNFRSWSPELIPDPDTTCLGLEYFCFEGDGLWTAPDEDLIALAKREIDHIGLIRSEDVVDACVVRQPKAYPVYDEDYAHNVRMVRLELESSFPTLHLVGRNGMHKYNNQDHAMMTAMLTVRNILAGERLYDVWQVNEDAEYGEAGESGVREALASERLVPRRAATRAVA comes from the coding sequence ATGCGGCCCGACACCGACATCCTGATCATCGGCGCCGGTCCGGCGGGCCTGACGGCCGGCTACCTCCTGAGCAAGGCGGGCCGCGACGTCCAGGTGGTCGAGCGGGACCCGGTCTACGTCGGCGGCATCAGCCGCACGGTGAACTACAAGGGCTACCTGTTCGACATCGGGGGCCACCGCTTCTTCTCCAAGTCGAAGGAGGTGGTCGACCTGTGGAACGAGATCCTGCCCGACGACTTCGTCGAGCGGCCGCGCCTGTCGCGCATCTTCTACCGCGGCAAGTTCTACGCCTATCCGCTGAAGGCCTTCGAGGCGCTGCGCAACCTCGGGCTCGTGACCAGCACGGCCTGCGTGGCCTCCTACGCCTGGGCCAAGCTGCGCCCCGTACCGGCGCCCGCGACCTTCCACCAGTGGGTGCGCAACAATTTCGGCGAGAAGCTCTTCTCGATCTTCTTCAAGACCTACACCGAGAAGGTGTGGGGCATGTCCTGCGACGCCATCTCGGCCGACTGGGCGGCGCAGCGGATCAAGGGGCTCAGCCTGTCCTCGGCGCTGCGGGACGCGCTGACGCGCTCGCTCGGCCTCGGGCGCCGCAGGGAGGGCGGCGACACGATCAAGACGCTGATCGCCTCGTTCCGCTATCCCCGCAAGGGACCGGGCATGATGTGGGAGGCGGCGGCGGCCAAGATCGCGGCGCGGGGCGGCCGCGTGACGATGGACCGCGCGCTCGACACGATGAGTTGGGACGCCGCGGCCGGCCTGTGGACGGTGACGCTCGTGTCGGGGGCGGGCGAGCGCTCGGTCGTGACGGCGCGCCACGTGATCTCCTCCGCAGCGATCCACGACCTGTCGCACGCCATCAAGCCCGCCCCGATCAGCACGCTGCACGCCCGCGCGCTGCGCTACCGCGACTTCCTCACTGTGGCGCTGATCGCCCGCACGGCGGACGACTTCCCCGACAACTGGGTCTACATCCACGACCCCGCCGTCTCGGTGGGGCGCGTGCAGAACTTCCGCTCCTGGTCGCCGGAGCTGATCCCGGACCCGGACACGACCTGCCTCGGGCTCGAATATTTCTGCTTCGAGGGCGACGGGCTGTGGACCGCGCCGGACGAGGATCTGATCGCGCTGGCCAAGCGCGAGATCGACCACATCGGCCTGATCCGGTCCGAGGACGTGGTGGACGCCTGCGTGGTGCGCCAGCCCAAGGCCTATCCGGTCTACGACGAGGACTATGCCCACAACGTCCGCATGGTGCGGCTGGAGCTCGAATCGAGCTTCCCGACGCTGCACCTCGTCGGCCGCAACGGAATGCACAAGTACAACAACCAGGACCATGCGATGATGACCGCCATGCTGACGGTCCGCAACATCCTGGCGGGCGAGCGCCTGTACGACGTGTGGCAGGTCAACGAGGACGCCGAATACGGCGAAGCGGGCGAGTCCGGTGTGCGCGAAGCCCTGGCGAGCGAGCGGCTGGTGCCACGGCGCGCGGCGACACGGGCGGTGGCTTAG